One genomic segment of Cottoperca gobio chromosome 21, fCotGob3.1, whole genome shotgun sequence includes these proteins:
- the slc38a11 gene encoding putative sodium-coupled neutral amino acid transporter 11 has translation MTPQLNNEEGTILIAPQKAAGQPRGSMISASFNFINSIIGSGIIGLPYALNQAGLPFGLLLLVVVALITDYSIILLIKGGNLSGTNSYQSLVQRTFGFPGFLILSGLQFFYPFIAMVSYNITTGDTLTKVFQRIPGVGPDHILAERHFVILISTLAFTLPLSLYRNIEKLGKVSLMSMVLTCIILIIVIIQAATFGPQIPPTENSWAFAKWNAIQAVGVMSFAFICHHNSFLIYGSLEQPTLANWTRITHVSVGSALIISAAFAVAGYTTFTGYTQGDIFENYCRNDNLATFGRFCFGVSIITTFPLECFVTREVLSNVICSRDLSKVEYVAITFLIVGACASISLAYDCLGVVLELNGVLSATPLIFIIPSACFLKLSPGRWFQGENLLPTILILIGFFVMITGLTMTVLYPQDCSHGVEMFYCADANVSGTVPPV, from the exons ATGACCCCGCAG CTAAACAATGAAGAAGGGACCATATTAATTGCTCCGCAAAAGGCTGCTGGACAACCAAGGGGTTCAATGATATCTGCGTCTTTTAATTTTATCAATTCCATTATAGGATCTGGAATAATAG gTTTACCATATGCATTGAACCAGGCAGGGCTCCCCTttggcctgctgctgctggtagtTGTTGCGCTTATCACAG ACTACTCAATCATCTTACTAATTAAAGGAGGCAACCTGTCGGGGACAAACAGTTATCAGTCACTGGTGCAAAGAACATTTGGTTTCCCTGGATTTCTGATTTTATCTGGACTGCAGTTCTTTTATCCTTTTATTG CAATGGTTAGCTACAACATCACCACTGGTGACACACTGACCAAAGTATTTCAGAGAATACCAGGAG TTGGTCCAGATCACATACTTGCAGAGCGTCACTTTGTGATCTTGATATCAACCCTTGCATTCACACTGCCTCTCTCACTTTATCGAAACATAGAAAAACTTGGCAAG GTGTCCTTAATGTCAATGGTGCTGACATGTATCATCCTCATCATTGTAATCATCCAAGCAGCTACCTTTGGACCccaaat TCCCCCTACAGAGAATTCATGGGCATTTGCAAAGTGGAATGCAATTCAGGCAGTTGGTGTGATGTCTTTTG CGTTTATATGCCACCACAACAGCTTTCTTATCTATGGTTCTCTGGAGCAGCCCACGCTAGCTAACTGGACCCGGATCACCCACGTGTCTGTCGGCTCAGCGCTAATAATCAGTGCTGCATTTGCTGTGGCTGGCTATACCACCTTCACTGGCTACACACAAG GAGACATATTTGAGAACTACTGCAGAAATGATAACCTGGCAACATTTGGTCGCTTCTGTTTTGGCGTCAGCATAATAACCACATTTCCACTGGAGTGTTTTGTTACACGAGAG gtGTTATCCAACGTCATTTGCAGTAGGGATCTTTCAAAAGTTGAATATGTGGCAATAACGTTTCTCATAGTTGGAGCTTGCGCATCAATATCTTTGGCCTATGACTGTCTTGGAGTTGTTTTAGAGCTGAAT GGTGTTCTGAGCGCCACACCTCTGATCTTCATCATTCCATCTGCGTGCTTCCTCAAACTCTCCCCCGGCCGCTGGTTCCAGGGTGAAAACTTGTTACCCACTATCTTGATATTAATTGGCTTCTTTGTCATGATCACCGGTTTGACGATGACGGTCCTCTACCCTCAAGACTGTTCCCACGGCGTGGAGATGTTCTACTGTGCAGACGCCAATGTTTCTGGCACTGTACCACCTGTATGA